One window of the Pedobacter ginsengisoli genome contains the following:
- a CDS encoding response regulator, with product MLSKYKKVMLVDDNEVDLKINSKIISISKLFDETILCHSGEEALSYLSKHINDVNNLPDFILLDIQMPEMDGFEFLEIYKKFPAAVKDKCLIAILSSTLDFGDIKKAEANPYVIKLLKKPLFPQELEKLLQKYFI from the coding sequence ATGTTAAGTAAGTACAAAAAAGTAATGTTGGTTGATGACAATGAGGTTGATCTTAAAATAAATTCTAAAATCATTTCAATCTCTAAATTGTTTGACGAGACCATTTTATGCCATTCTGGTGAGGAAGCCTTGTCTTATTTAAGCAAGCATATTAATGATGTAAATAACCTTCCTGATTTTATTCTTTTAGACATCCAAATGCCTGAGATGGATGGATTTGAATTTCTGGAAATCTATAAAAAGTTCCCGGCAGCAGTAAAGGATAAATGCCTAATTGCCATACTTTCATCAACCTTAGATTTTGGCGATATTAAAAAAGCAGAGGCCAATCCATATGTCATTAAGCTTTTAAAGAAGCCTCTCTTCCCTCAGGAGTTAGAAAAGTTATTACAAAAGTACTTCATTTAA
- a CDS encoding 7TM diverse intracellular signaling domain-containing protein: MFKNLILLLLFTATFLNAKAFETPNAPTLYTLDNSITKKNIQEVIGSHDFKKYTSNILNLGFGNKNYWVKTSIPQNLINYNNLILFIDQSRLSFVNIFYVKDSKVLLNQHLRNFNLISPSNLIGNVAYNNIPDSIINTDPDIYINIVSKELFVAPVMIQTKQETTTQLIRRDLIFGLYSGALLIMFLYNLFLFFSVRDKSYVFYVFYILFTWLSQISVQGFATKYFWSDNLWLHEHSVTIFSLIALISGLSFSISFLNTQKLVPRCHKILQTLVGLSAITLILALTNYVSFAFALMQLFTALSCIIALIIAAYGYFKENVKPAGYYLLAWTVLTIGICMFIAKDYRIIPYNIFTIYILQIASVIEVTLLSFALADKINLFKKEKEQSQAEALRVLIENEKLVREQNVLLEIKVKERTEALENTNQNLNEVLVNLKEAQSQLVDAEKMAGLGQLTAGIAHEINNPINFVTSNIKPLELDINELDDVIHMYEKLDLTGNVEEQLSAIENFKKRIDINFVRSEIKSLLTGIGDGARRTAEIIRSLKNFSRLDENDTKPVDLNEGLDSTLVLIRSTFPSNLKIIKDYEVLPLVECMPGKINQVFMNLITNAIYAIKAKSEQNEEESVTIKTWQEENHVKISIKDSGTGMPEEVKQKIFEPFFTTKDVGEGTGLGLSIVFRIIENHHGTIDVVTKVNQGTEFIITLPVK, translated from the coding sequence TTGTTTAAGAATTTAATATTATTACTATTATTTACAGCTACCTTTTTAAACGCCAAGGCGTTTGAAACTCCAAATGCCCCTACCCTTTATACCCTTGACAATAGTATTACCAAAAAAAATATACAAGAGGTTATAGGTAGCCATGACTTTAAAAAATATACTTCTAATATATTGAATCTGGGCTTTGGGAACAAGAACTATTGGGTTAAGACCTCGATTCCTCAAAATCTTATAAATTATAATAATCTAATTTTATTTATAGATCAATCAAGGCTTTCATTTGTTAACATTTTTTATGTTAAGGACAGCAAAGTTTTGCTTAATCAGCATTTAAGGAATTTCAATCTGATATCACCCAGCAATTTAATCGGAAATGTGGCTTACAACAATATTCCCGATTCAATTATCAATACTGATCCGGACATTTATATAAATATTGTTTCCAAAGAGTTATTTGTTGCCCCTGTCATGATCCAGACCAAACAGGAAACAACTACACAATTAATTAGAAGAGACTTAATATTTGGCTTGTACTCAGGCGCTTTGCTGATCATGTTCTTGTACAATCTGTTCCTATTTTTTAGCGTAAGGGATAAGAGCTATGTTTTTTACGTTTTCTACATTCTATTTACCTGGCTTTCTCAAATATCAGTTCAGGGTTTTGCTACAAAATACTTTTGGTCAGATAATTTATGGTTGCACGAACATAGTGTTACCATTTTCTCATTAATTGCCCTAATATCCGGACTGAGTTTTTCTATTTCATTTTTAAACACTCAAAAATTAGTTCCAAGGTGTCATAAAATTCTGCAAACATTAGTTGGGCTTTCTGCTATAACCCTAATCCTGGCACTAACCAACTATGTCTCCTTTGCCTTTGCATTAATGCAACTGTTCACTGCACTTAGTTGCATTATTGCATTAATTATTGCTGCCTATGGCTATTTTAAAGAAAATGTAAAGCCGGCAGGCTATTATTTACTTGCATGGACCGTATTAACAATAGGCATATGTATGTTTATAGCCAAAGACTACAGGATAATCCCTTATAATATATTTACAATTTATATCCTACAAATTGCATCTGTTATAGAGGTAACCCTTTTATCTTTTGCCCTTGCAGATAAGATAAATCTCTTCAAAAAAGAAAAAGAACAATCTCAGGCAGAGGCATTAAGAGTTCTTATCGAAAATGAAAAATTAGTACGTGAACAAAACGTATTATTAGAAATAAAAGTTAAAGAGCGTACAGAAGCGTTAGAAAACACTAACCAAAATTTAAATGAGGTACTTGTCAATTTAAAAGAAGCCCAATCTCAACTTGTTGATGCCGAGAAGATGGCAGGACTTGGACAACTTACCGCCGGTATTGCCCACGAAATAAATAACCCAATTAACTTTGTTACTTCAAACATAAAGCCTCTTGAACTGGATATAAATGAGTTGGATGATGTAATTCATATGTATGAGAAGCTGGATCTAACCGGAAATGTTGAAGAACAACTTAGCGCGATTGAGAACTTTAAAAAACGGATTGACATTAATTTTGTTAGAAGTGAAATAAAGTCACTATTAACAGGAATTGGTGATGGAGCCAGAAGAACAGCAGAAATCATTAGAAGTTTAAAAAACTTTAGCCGTCTAGATGAAAATGATACCAAACCTGTCGACTTAAATGAAGGATTAGACTCTACACTGGTTTTAATTAGAAGCACTTTTCCTTCTAACTTAAAAATTATAAAAGACTATGAGGTTCTTCCTCTTGTTGAATGTATGCCAGGCAAGATCAACCAGGTATTTATGAATTTAATTACCAATGCTATCTACGCCATTAAGGCTAAATCAGAACAAAATGAAGAAGAGTCTGTAACTATAAAAACCTGGCAAGAAGAAAACCATGTAAAAATAAGCATAAAAGATAGTGGAACAGGGATGCCTGAAGAGGTAAAACAAAAAATATTTGAACCATTCTTTACTACCAAGGATGTCGGAGAAGGAACAGGATTAGGTTTATCAATAGTTTTTAGAATTATTGAAAATCATCATGGAACTATTGATGTTGTAACAAAAGTGAATCAAGGTACAGAATTTATTATTACCTTGCCTGTAAAGTGA
- a CDS encoding Lrp/AsnC family transcriptional regulator: MFKIQGLDPINNEILNVLQRNAEISVKQIAYKIHKSESATHERIKFLKKGGFVKRSVLLLDYTKFHKVEMAYVLVRLNDHSSLAAANFYQKVKTFDEVMECSQITGHFGFQLKIVTTCSRAFYIFFETKLKAIDIVGETCTNYVLAEHKYETAFKLS; this comes from the coding sequence ATGTTTAAAATACAAGGATTAGACCCAATTAATAATGAGATATTGAATGTTCTGCAAAGAAATGCAGAGATCTCCGTAAAACAAATTGCATATAAAATTCATAAGTCGGAATCGGCAACACACGAAAGAATTAAATTTTTAAAAAAAGGAGGCTTTGTAAAAAGATCAGTACTATTGCTTGATTATACAAAATTCCATAAAGTAGAAATGGCTTATGTCCTTGTTAGGCTCAATGATCATTCATCACTGGCAGCTGCCAATTTCTATCAGAAAGTAAAAACTTTTGATGAGGTAATGGAATGTTCTCAGATTACCGGCCATTTTGGTTTTCAGCTTAAAATCGTAACCACATGCTCCAGAGCATTTTATATTTTTTTTGAAACAAAACTGAAAGCAATAGATATTGTAGGCGAAACCTGTACCAATTATGTATTAGCAGAGCACAAGTATGAAACGGCGTTCAAACTTTCGTGA
- the mscL gene encoding large conductance mechanosensitive channel protein MscL, whose translation MGFVKEFKEFAIKGSVMDLAVGVIIGGAFGKIIDSVVNDLIMPLISAIVGSVDFSNMYVVLKGSVTEGMALVDARKVPGAVVFAYGNFITVAINFLLLALAVFMLVKGINSMKRKQEVAAAAPAGPTKEEVLLTEIRDLLKK comes from the coding sequence ATGGGATTTGTAAAAGAATTTAAAGAGTTTGCCATTAAAGGCAGTGTAATGGATCTGGCTGTCGGTGTAATTATTGGAGGTGCTTTTGGCAAGATCATCGATAGCGTTGTAAATGATCTTATTATGCCATTAATTTCAGCAATAGTTGGATCGGTCGATTTTAGTAATATGTATGTTGTTCTAAAGGGAAGTGTAACGGAGGGGATGGCTCTTGTTGATGCCAGAAAAGTACCTGGAGCCGTTGTTTTTGCTTACGGTAATTTTATTACTGTAGCCATTAATTTCCTGTTACTTGCTTTAGCGGTATTTATGCTTGTGAAAGGAATTAATTCAATGAAACGCAAGCAAGAGGTGGCTGCTGCAGCCCCTGCGGGTCCTACTAAAGAGGAAGTTCTACTTACAGAAATCAGAGATTTACTTAAAAAGTAA
- a CDS encoding Rv1355c family protein — MHLNNEISKSIKDFITRSQQYRDSYTPVFYRINNPEEETKLKNLLIEKPFIQVFDTINNQLKDLVKGLNPSVIHNETTINEAINRYLQNKEILKYGVWVYYPWLEKLVHILDEEEYILVRTNRNKHKITQEEQDLLRQKKIGVIGLSVGQSVSLTLAIERGCGELRIADFDVLDLTNLNRIRSGVQNVDLKKTVIVAREIAELDPFLKVTCFDDGITEANIDRFLSENGQLDLLIDECDSFDIKISARKKAKELKIPVLMEGSDRCTIDIERFDLEPDRPVLHGFVDHMDMSVYKSLKTMDERIPYIAPVTGIETLSPRMKASAIEIMTTISTWPQLASAVTYGGGITADISRKILLGELNISGRFFIDMDELISDKKNESTKIEEVTEQKMTVTEIEAYIHNNNLGDDNGEIIDESIIETLIKSASKAPSGGNNQPWHWHYQNNTLHLLMDRSAVGAYLDPDYISSYISLGAAIENLLLEASANGLEVKWKFTPEHLPNHVALFRFKTGYNADELDKKLAAQINSRHTNRKHGLPVELNNDDLLQLKNLAETIEGVNLQWLIDDEQKKALGDISGSTDLLRIFTPKAHQDFISREMRWTQEEIENSEDGIGINTLDMSNNDQIGLRLIKDERAVTFLNKINGGSAFRKTAIRQFQSSTSIGLITLPDASSLNYLKGGMAAEKLWLAAADLGYQIHPVNVPVIFFYKQNFQKENDLSLANNRHISELHEKFKELFNITNNIAEVFLFRLFKADKSERRTIRKPIIKTLSFGNK; from the coding sequence ATGCACCTGAATAACGAAATAAGTAAGTCTATAAAAGATTTTATCACACGAAGCCAGCAATACAGAGACAGCTATACTCCGGTATTTTACAGAATAAACAATCCTGAAGAAGAAACTAAATTAAAGAATTTACTTATTGAGAAACCATTTATTCAGGTTTTCGACACTATTAACAATCAACTTAAAGATTTAGTAAAAGGTTTAAACCCTTCAGTCATACATAATGAAACAACCATTAATGAGGCGATTAACAGGTACTTACAAAATAAAGAAATACTTAAATATGGGGTATGGGTTTATTACCCATGGCTAGAAAAATTAGTCCACATTTTGGATGAGGAAGAATATATCCTTGTTAGAACCAATAGAAATAAACATAAGATTACCCAGGAAGAACAAGATTTGCTTAGGCAGAAGAAAATTGGTGTAATAGGACTTTCAGTAGGACAATCTGTTTCATTGACGCTTGCAATTGAAAGAGGTTGTGGTGAGTTAAGAATTGCTGATTTTGATGTTCTTGATTTAACAAACCTTAACCGTATCCGCTCTGGCGTACAAAATGTTGACTTAAAGAAAACTGTAATCGTTGCCAGAGAAATAGCAGAGCTTGATCCTTTCTTAAAAGTTACATGTTTTGATGATGGGATAACAGAGGCTAATATTGATCGCTTTCTTTCAGAAAATGGTCAACTGGATTTATTGATTGATGAATGTGATAGTTTTGACATTAAGATAAGTGCAAGAAAAAAAGCTAAAGAGTTAAAAATTCCAGTACTAATGGAAGGAAGCGACAGATGCACAATTGACATTGAACGCTTTGATCTGGAACCCGACAGGCCTGTGCTTCATGGTTTTGTTGACCACATGGACATGAGTGTCTATAAGTCTCTAAAAACCATGGACGAAAGAATACCATACATAGCTCCGGTAACAGGTATTGAAACTTTATCGCCAAGGATGAAAGCTTCTGCAATAGAAATAATGACCACTATTAGCACATGGCCTCAACTTGCCAGTGCAGTTACTTATGGTGGTGGTATAACCGCTGATATCTCCAGAAAGATTCTTCTTGGAGAATTAAACATATCCGGAAGATTCTTTATTGATATGGATGAGCTTATTTCAGACAAAAAGAATGAATCAACTAAAATTGAGGAAGTTACGGAGCAAAAAATGACCGTAACAGAAATTGAAGCATACATACACAACAATAACCTTGGTGATGATAATGGAGAAATTATTGATGAAAGCATTATAGAAACCTTAATAAAAAGTGCCAGTAAAGCTCCTTCAGGAGGAAATAATCAACCATGGCATTGGCACTATCAAAATAACACACTCCACCTGTTAATGGATAGAAGTGCTGTAGGTGCTTACCTGGATCCTGATTATATTTCATCTTATATATCTTTAGGGGCTGCAATAGAAAACCTACTGCTAGAAGCATCTGCGAACGGTTTAGAAGTTAAATGGAAGTTCACCCCTGAACATCTTCCAAATCACGTTGCCTTGTTTAGATTTAAAACAGGATATAATGCCGATGAGCTTGATAAAAAACTTGCAGCGCAAATTAACTCTCGACATACCAACAGAAAACATGGCTTACCTGTTGAATTGAATAACGATGACCTTTTACAATTAAAAAATCTTGCAGAAACTATTGAGGGCGTAAACCTACAATGGCTTATTGATGATGAGCAAAAGAAAGCATTAGGTGATATCTCAGGAAGCACTGATCTTTTGAGAATATTTACACCTAAAGCACATCAGGATTTCATTTCCAGAGAAATGAGGTGGACTCAGGAAGAAATAGAAAATAGTGAAGACGGCATAGGAATTAATACGCTAGACATGAGCAATAATGACCAAATAGGTTTAAGGCTGATAAAAGACGAGCGTGCTGTAACTTTTTTAAATAAAATTAATGGTGGATCTGCATTTAGAAAAACAGCGATACGTCAATTTCAATCGTCAACCTCAATAGGCCTTATAACCTTACCAGATGCATCCTCATTGAATTATTTAAAAGGTGGAATGGCTGCTGAGAAACTATGGCTTGCTGCTGCAGATCTTGGTTACCAAATACATCCGGTAAATGTTCCCGTGATATTTTTTTACAAGCAAAATTTCCAAAAAGAAAATGACCTTTCATTAGCAAACAATCGTCATATTTCAGAATTACATGAAAAATTTAAGGAATTGTTCAATATTACTAATAATATTGCCGAGGTATTCCTTTTTAGATTATTCAAAGCAGATAAATCTGAGCGTCGTACCATTAGAAAACCTATTATAAAAACACTGTCCTTTGGAAACAAATAA
- a CDS encoding response regulator: MSSDVMINVLYVDDEVHNLNSFKAGFRRLFNVFTAESALEGRKVLESENIHIIITDQRMPVMTGIEFLESIIPDFPDPIRILLTGYADINAVIDAINKGQVYKYIQKPWMDEDLRINIEKAFEIYSLRKENRELTEQLLLANKQLEFLLRQNLLS; the protein is encoded by the coding sequence ATGAGTTCTGATGTAATGATTAACGTTTTGTATGTAGATGATGAGGTTCATAACTTGAACTCTTTTAAGGCTGGATTTAGGAGGTTATTTAACGTTTTTACAGCTGAATCTGCTTTAGAAGGTAGAAAGGTGCTGGAATCGGAAAATATTCACATTATTATAACCGACCAAAGGATGCCGGTAATGACAGGGATTGAATTTCTGGAGTCCATCATACCAGATTTCCCTGATCCTATAAGAATACTCCTTACTGGCTATGCTGATATTAATGCCGTTATTGATGCAATTAATAAAGGTCAGGTATATAAATACATTCAAAAACCCTGGATGGATGAAGATTTAAGGATTAATATTGAGAAGGCTTTCGAAATATATTCATTAAGAAAAGAAAATAGAGAACTTACTGAGCAGTTATTGCTTGCTAATAAACAATTGGAATTTTTGCTAAGGCAAAATTTGCTATCATAG
- a CDS encoding hybrid sensor histidine kinase/response regulator — MNTPTVRVLYIDDEENNLHAFKAGFRRQYEIYTAISAAEGLKILENVPVHVIIADQKMPQTTGVEFFKSIIETYPDPIRILLTGYTDIEALADAINHGDIYRYITKPWNDLELHNSIKNAYDAYKSKIDLRNKIIELEKTNDELNRFIYSISHELRAPLVSAMGIVNLVKMEGLFNSSGEYWGLIETCSNKLDYYIQKTLQYYKNNKTVAKHTPVDFTKLINELIELYSYTDRDTHFHVNIKQNIPFYGDVFRIEVILGNLISNAIKYQKEDEKNKKVDINVDVNQASVEITIADNGMGILNEHLEKIFTQFFKSKINHGSGLGLFIVKEALNKINGKISVSSDTAVGTTFKITIPNVK; from the coding sequence ATGAATACGCCAACAGTACGGGTACTTTATATTGACGACGAAGAGAACAACTTACATGCTTTTAAAGCTGGCTTTAGAAGACAATATGAGATCTATACTGCTATTTCCGCAGCAGAGGGCTTAAAGATATTGGAGAATGTTCCGGTTCATGTAATTATTGCCGACCAAAAGATGCCACAAACTACAGGTGTGGAATTTTTTAAAAGCATAATTGAAACCTATCCCGATCCCATAAGAATCTTACTTACTGGTTATACTGATATCGAAGCATTGGCAGATGCTATTAATCATGGTGATATTTACAGATACATCACTAAGCCATGGAATGACTTAGAACTTCATAATTCAATAAAAAACGCCTACGATGCCTACAAATCTAAAATAGATTTAAGGAATAAAATTATTGAATTAGAGAAAACCAATGATGAACTAAACAGGTTCATCTATAGTATTTCTCATGAACTCAGGGCTCCACTTGTTTCAGCAATGGGGATAGTAAATCTGGTAAAAATGGAAGGGCTTTTTAACTCAAGCGGAGAATACTGGGGCTTAATAGAAACCTGCTCCAATAAACTGGACTACTACATTCAAAAGACATTACAATACTATAAAAACAACAAAACTGTTGCGAAGCACACACCCGTTGATTTCACAAAACTTATAAATGAACTGATTGAACTTTATTCTTATACTGATAGAGACACGCATTTCCATGTAAATATTAAACAAAACATTCCTTTTTATGGAGATGTTTTCAGGATAGAAGTGATATTAGGTAATCTGATATCCAATGCCATTAAATATCAGAAAGAAGACGAAAAGAATAAAAAAGTTGACATAAATGTAGACGTTAACCAAGCCTCTGTAGAAATTACCATTGCCGACAATGGAATGGGTATTTTAAATGAACATCTTGAAAAGATTTTCACACAGTTCTTTAAAAGTAAAATTAATCACGGTAGTGGTCTGGGTTTATTTATTGTTAAAGAAGCGCTCAACAAGATTAATGGAAAGATATCTGTAAGTTCAGATACTGCAGTTGGTACAACTTTTAAAATTACAATCCCTAATGTTAAGTAA
- a CDS encoding type IX secretion system membrane protein PorP/SprF, which produces MKIYTYIILVFVLIGIEVHAQQRPQYTQYIFNNYLLNPALSGMENYTDIKVGYRKQWVGINDAPQTSFISANWKLGDDYLWKNPLSLPDKGDNPMSRNYMQNYTASPSHHGMGVIAVLDEVGPISRLDANITYAYHLQMANQLNLSVGVAAGLTRIGFDSGSLQFQDNETEPATKNAFESQIKPDLGLGVWLYGARFFAGASVQQILSQKLKFINDPGFNLGKEVPHYFVTTGYRFFVSEEISATPSIMLKKVSPTPVSIDINMKMSFKDRFWLGGSYRKDDSFAALAGVNISKLINLTYSYDFITSDLNRVTNGSHEIVLGFQLNNVYEVFSTTKMW; this is translated from the coding sequence ATGAAAATATATACATATATTATTCTGGTATTTGTATTAATAGGTATTGAAGTACATGCGCAGCAAAGGCCTCAATACACTCAATATATTTTTAATAATTACCTGTTAAACCCTGCCTTAAGTGGAATGGAAAACTATACCGATATAAAAGTAGGGTATAGAAAACAATGGGTGGGTATAAATGATGCTCCCCAAACTTCATTTATTTCTGCAAATTGGAAACTTGGTGATGATTATTTATGGAAAAATCCACTATCGTTGCCAGATAAGGGAGATAACCCGATGAGCAGGAATTATATGCAGAATTACACTGCTTCTCCCTCACATCATGGTATGGGGGTAATTGCGGTATTAGATGAAGTAGGGCCAATATCCAGATTGGATGCAAATATTACTTATGCCTATCACTTACAGATGGCAAATCAGTTAAACCTTTCAGTAGGTGTTGCAGCAGGATTAACAAGGATAGGGTTTGATTCTGGTTCATTGCAATTTCAAGATAATGAAACAGAACCTGCAACTAAGAATGCTTTCGAAAGTCAGATAAAGCCAGATCTGGGGCTTGGGGTATGGTTGTATGGAGCGAGATTTTTTGCTGGCGCCTCAGTTCAACAGATCTTATCTCAGAAATTAAAATTTATAAATGATCCGGGATTTAATCTTGGAAAGGAAGTCCCTCATTATTTTGTGACAACCGGTTATAGGTTTTTTGTTTCAGAGGAAATCTCGGCAACTCCTTCAATTATGTTAAAAAAGGTAAGTCCTACACCGGTATCTATAGACATTAATATGAAAATGAGCTTTAAAGATCGGTTTTGGTTAGGTGGGAGTTATCGCAAGGATGACTCATTTGCTGCACTGGCAGGGGTTAATATCAGTAAATTAATTAATCTTACTTATTCCTATGATTTTATTACCTCAGATCTGAACCGGGTTACGAATGGAAGCCATGAAATAGTTTTAGGATTCCAACTTAATAACGTATACGAAGTATTTAGCACTACAAAAATGTGGTAA
- the rpoN gene encoding RNA polymerase factor sigma-54 codes for MLKQHLQQKLLQKLSPQQIQFIKLLQVPTVALDTRIKEELEENPALEDPSLMIAEEPKSEYDDLNDAPEDFEGGSKEESVDEFNVDDYLQDDSVNDYSTSYNNNDDDEEKKETPIAIESTFFESLQEQLDLVPLSDQDFIIGKQIIGSLDDDGYLRRPITSMIDDLAFSQNVMVEEEDVFEMLKVIQAFDPPGIAARDLQECLTLQLRRKDPNNPIILKAIEIVENYLDEFTKKHYDKLEKSLGLSSEDLKEIIAEILRLNPKPGDSNQVTTKQLQVIPDFHVSNNDGVLILTLNSKNAPELRVSRSYIDMFDHYDKAAQKDKKMKEAVQFVKQKLDSAKWFIDAIKQRQQTLLKTMNAIMQYQYEYLLTGDERKMRPMILKDIADKIDMDISTVSRVANSKYVQTEFGTFLLKSFFSEAIQTESGEEVSNKEVKKILEDCIGNEDKRKPLADEKLTEILKDRGYNIARRTVAKYREQMNIPVARLRKEL; via the coding sequence ATGCTTAAACAACATTTACAACAAAAACTCCTTCAAAAATTATCGCCTCAGCAAATTCAATTTATAAAGTTGCTGCAGGTACCAACAGTTGCTTTAGATACGCGCATTAAAGAGGAATTGGAAGAAAACCCTGCATTGGAAGACCCAAGTCTAATGATCGCAGAAGAACCTAAAAGCGAATATGATGATTTAAATGATGCCCCTGAGGATTTCGAGGGCGGCTCAAAGGAAGAGAGTGTTGATGAATTTAATGTTGATGATTACCTGCAGGATGACAGTGTAAATGATTATAGTACATCGTACAATAACAATGACGATGATGAAGAAAAAAAGGAAACTCCAATTGCCATTGAGAGTACCTTTTTTGAAAGTCTGCAAGAACAATTGGATCTTGTTCCACTGTCGGATCAGGATTTCATTATTGGAAAACAGATTATAGGTAGTTTAGACGACGATGGTTATTTACGAAGACCTATCACATCTATGATTGACGACCTTGCATTTTCTCAGAATGTAATGGTTGAAGAAGAAGACGTTTTTGAAATGCTCAAGGTTATTCAGGCATTTGACCCACCGGGTATTGCAGCCAGAGATTTGCAAGAATGCTTAACCTTACAATTGAGGCGGAAGGATCCTAATAATCCCATTATTTTAAAAGCTATTGAAATTGTTGAGAATTATCTTGACGAGTTTACTAAAAAACATTACGATAAACTTGAAAAATCTTTAGGCTTAAGCAGTGAAGATCTGAAAGAAATTATCGCTGAAATATTAAGACTCAATCCTAAGCCCGGAGATTCTAATCAAGTAACAACAAAACAGTTACAAGTTATCCCTGATTTTCATGTATCGAATAATGACGGTGTTTTAATACTTACTCTTAACTCTAAAAACGCGCCTGAATTAAGGGTGAGCCGTTCTTACATCGATATGTTTGATCATTATGACAAGGCTGCTCAGAAGGATAAAAAAATGAAGGAGGCAGTTCAGTTTGTAAAACAGAAACTGGATTCTGCAAAGTGGTTTATAGATGCTATTAAACAAAGGCAACAAACCTTACTTAAAACCATGAATGCCATTATGCAATATCAGTATGAGTATCTTCTTACAGGCGATGAACGTAAAATGCGTCCAATGATCTTAAAAGATATTGCAGACAAGATAGATATGGACATATCTACAGTTTCTAGAGTTGCAAACTCCAAATATGTTCAAACAGAATTTGGTACTTTTCTATTAAAATCATTCTTTTCCGAAGCTATACAAACCGAAAGTGGAGAAGAAGTTTCAAATAAAGAGGTTAAAAAAATCCTTGAAGATTGCATCGGTAATGAAGATAAACGCAAACCCCTTGCCGATGAAAAGTTAACAGAAATATTAAAAGACCGGGGATATAATATTGCCCGTAGAACAGTTGCAAAGTATAGGGAACAAATGAATATCCCAGTGGCCCGTCTTAGAAAAGAGCTTTAA
- a CDS encoding ChaN family lipoprotein produces MKHLLIIICTCLPLFIVAQTSHQYKIYDVKNQKVISVNELIKDLNKTDVLFFGEEHNDSLGHILELEIFKQMHIAYPKTALSMEMFHTDVQPVINEYLGNYISEKNFIKEARAWNNYNDYKPLIEYAKANKIDVIGANGAARYSNMVSKQGLNALNTLPKESKSFLPPLPIDTATGAYYNKFTKELGSHNMGTMKIYQTQNFWDATMAWSIARYIKKHKHTKIIQLNGRFHSDEKLGTLAKLKSISKRLTISSISCFPSADYNNPEWEKHKHLGDYIIITNPGVKKSF; encoded by the coding sequence ATGAAACATCTCCTTATAATTATTTGTACATGTCTGCCCTTATTTATTGTCGCCCAAACTTCCCATCAGTATAAAATTTATGATGTTAAAAATCAAAAAGTAATATCTGTTAATGAATTAATTAAAGACTTAAACAAAACAGATGTATTATTTTTTGGAGAGGAACATAATGACTCTTTAGGCCATATACTGGAGTTGGAAATCTTTAAACAAATGCACATAGCATATCCCAAAACAGCTCTTTCCATGGAAATGTTTCATACTGATGTACAACCTGTTATAAACGAATACCTTGGCAACTATATTTCTGAAAAAAACTTCATAAAAGAAGCAAGGGCCTGGAATAACTACAATGACTACAAACCTCTTATTGAGTATGCAAAAGCCAATAAAATAGACGTAATTGGAGCCAATGGAGCTGCAAGATATAGCAATATGGTGAGTAAACAGGGGCTTAATGCATTAAACACCCTCCCTAAAGAATCAAAATCTTTTTTACCCCCGCTTCCAATAGATACAGCAACAGGAGCTTATTATAATAAATTCACAAAAGAACTTGGAAGCCATAATATGGGCACTATGAAAATATATCAGACTCAAAATTTCTGGGATGCTACTATGGCGTGGTCAATTGCCAGATATATAAAGAAACACAAACACACAAAAATAATTCAGCTTAATGGCCGCTTCCACAGTGATGAAAAACTAGGGACACTTGCAAAATTAAAAAGTATTTCAAAGAGACTTACCATTTCAAGCATTTCATGTTTCCCATCGGCAGACTATAATAATCCGGAGTGGGAAAAACACAAACACCTGGGTGATTATATAATAATAACCAACCCAGGTGTTAAAAAAAGTTTTTAG